A single genomic interval of Halomonas sp. GT harbors:
- a CDS encoding sugar-binding transcriptional regulator produces MDKFEVKLDQAARAAWMSYVGGMTQDEIANQLGVSRPGVQRLLALARQEGLVKVHIDHPISTCMTLGSVLRDHFGLAYCDVVPADSQAPESAAYYLAVAAAERMARLVERSDPLTLSLGTGRSVRAAVEALSRIERPQHRFVSLVGNVARDGSANRYDAVMLLADKTGGERFLLPAPVVAESLVEKEAMLTQRLFKAIADVARESEAAFIGVGRIDRQATLFQDHFISESELDELLSLKAVGELLGWPLNERGEVINCSITRRVTSLPLERFGKHHMVAIAGGHDKAPAIRAALRGGWLKGLITDEIAARHIVNTITQ; encoded by the coding sequence ATGGATAAGTTTGAGGTGAAGCTTGATCAGGCGGCCAGAGCCGCTTGGATGTCTTATGTCGGCGGCATGACTCAGGATGAAATTGCCAACCAGTTAGGGGTTTCTCGACCCGGTGTCCAACGCCTGTTAGCACTCGCAAGGCAAGAAGGGTTGGTAAAGGTCCATATTGACCATCCTATTTCTACCTGTATGACATTAGGCAGCGTGCTTCGCGATCATTTCGGCTTAGCGTATTGCGATGTTGTGCCCGCCGATAGCCAGGCACCTGAAAGCGCTGCGTATTACTTAGCTGTTGCAGCTGCTGAACGGATGGCTCGCTTGGTGGAGCGCAGCGATCCATTAACGCTGTCTTTAGGAACTGGGCGCTCGGTACGGGCTGCGGTAGAGGCTCTTAGTCGTATTGAGCGGCCCCAACATCGCTTTGTTTCTCTGGTAGGGAATGTTGCCAGGGATGGGTCGGCTAACCGCTACGACGCGGTCATGCTGCTGGCGGATAAAACGGGTGGCGAGCGCTTTTTACTACCTGCTCCCGTGGTTGCTGAGTCGTTAGTCGAGAAAGAGGCCATGTTGACACAGCGCCTGTTTAAAGCGATTGCCGATGTGGCGAGAGAGTCTGAAGCTGCCTTTATTGGAGTCGGCAGAATTGATCGACAAGCCACGTTATTTCAAGACCACTTCATCAGCGAAAGTGAGCTAGATGAGCTATTAAGCCTTAAAGCAGTAGGTGAGTTGCTGGGCTGGCCGCTTAACGAACGGGGAGAGGTGATTAATTGCTCAATAACACGGCGAGTGACCAGTTTGCCTCTAGAGCGATTCGGTAAGCATCATATGGTGGCAATAGCGGGTGGGCACGATAAAGCACCCGCCATACGGGCAGCATTGCGAGGAGGCTGGTTAAAAGGATTGATAACGGATGAAATCGCGGCAAGACATATCGTTAACACCATTACGCAATGA
- a CDS encoding ABC transporter substrate-binding protein: MRLARHLPVTTLAAAIAVAGQAHAQTEITVATVNNNDMVIMQSLTDAFEQAHPDITLDWVVLEENVLRQRMTTDIATGGGQFDVMTIGTYEVPIWAERGWLEPLENLPDDYNEDDLLASVRDGLSLDGTLHALPFYAESSMMYYRTDLFEQAGIEMPEQPTWEQVRDWAEQLHGTEENLAGICLRGKPGWGENMAFVSTLVNTFGGRWFDEQWNPELNSEAWNNAIAFYVDLLSNYGPPGASSNGFNENLALFSRGNCAMWVDATSAAGKLYDENESDVANTLGFAPAPIAETPKGSHWLWSWALAIPASSEHKEAAQQFITWATSQEYIKLVGETNGWTSVPPGTRESTYANEQYVDAAPFADFVLNAIQEADPTDSSLEPNPYVGVQFVGIPEFQSIGTQVGQTIAAALTGDTSVTQALDSAQRATERTMQRAGYIER, from the coding sequence ATGCGTCTCGCACGTCATTTGCCCGTCACGACCCTAGCGGCCGCTATTGCGGTAGCTGGCCAAGCCCACGCTCAAACAGAAATCACGGTTGCCACGGTAAACAATAACGACATGGTCATCATGCAGAGCCTGACCGATGCCTTTGAGCAAGCGCACCCAGATATCACTCTGGACTGGGTGGTGCTTGAGGAGAATGTGCTGCGTCAGCGTATGACCACAGATATTGCCACCGGTGGAGGGCAGTTCGATGTGATGACCATCGGTACTTATGAAGTGCCTATCTGGGCAGAGCGCGGTTGGCTTGAGCCGCTGGAAAACTTGCCCGATGACTACAATGAAGATGATTTGCTGGCATCGGTTCGCGATGGCCTAAGCCTAGATGGCACGCTGCACGCCCTGCCGTTCTATGCGGAAAGCTCTATGATGTACTACCGCACTGATCTGTTTGAGCAGGCTGGCATCGAGATGCCAGAGCAGCCCACCTGGGAGCAGGTGCGCGACTGGGCTGAGCAGTTACACGGTACCGAAGAGAACCTGGCAGGTATTTGCTTGCGCGGTAAGCCGGGCTGGGGCGAGAACATGGCTTTTGTCTCGACGCTGGTGAACACCTTTGGCGGCCGCTGGTTTGATGAGCAGTGGAATCCGGAGCTTAACTCCGAGGCCTGGAACAATGCGATTGCGTTCTATGTTGACCTGCTAAGCAATTACGGTCCGCCTGGTGCCAGCTCCAACGGTTTCAACGAAAACCTAGCACTCTTTTCTCGTGGGAACTGCGCCATGTGGGTTGATGCCACCTCGGCAGCAGGCAAGCTCTACGATGAAAACGAATCGGACGTAGCAAATACACTAGGCTTTGCGCCAGCACCCATCGCGGAAACCCCTAAAGGCTCTCATTGGCTTTGGTCCTGGGCGCTGGCGATTCCCGCTTCCTCGGAGCACAAAGAAGCAGCACAGCAATTCATTACCTGGGCGACTTCACAGGAGTACATCAAGCTTGTTGGTGAAACGAACGGCTGGACCAGCGTACCGCCGGGTACTCGTGAGTCCACCTATGCCAACGAGCAGTACGTTGATGCCGCGCCATTTGCCGATTTTGTGCTTAACGCCATACAAGAAGCTGATCCTACTGACTCCAGCCTAGAGCCAAACCCCTATGTCGGCGTTCAGTTTGTAGGTATTCCAGAGTTTCAGTCGATTGGTACGCAAGTGGGCCAAACGATTGCCGCCGCTCTGACCGGTGACACCTCAGTAACGCAGGCGCTTGATAGCGCTCAGCGAGCCACCGAGCGCACCATGCAACGGGCTGGCTACATCGAACGTTAA
- a CDS encoding carbohydrate ABC transporter permease — protein MNRTRASGRTVGGLRTLSLQAPAVSLLLLWMIVPLGMTIWFSFQRYNLLMPGMTGFAGLENYEYLLTDPALWSAMGTTLLLVGSVLVITVVGGTLLAVLFQQEFAGRGIARVLAISPFFVMPTVSALVWKNMMMHPSNGVLAWLAQSLGLPALDWFSSLPLTSIIIIVSWQWLPFALLILLTAMQSLDEDQVEAARMDGAGPLAIFFFITLPHLKRAISVVIMIEMIFLLTIFAEIFVTTSGGPGLATTNLAYLIYIQALLDFDVGMASAGGVIAIILANIVAIFLVRMVAKNLED, from the coding sequence ATGAATAGAACACGTGCTTCCGGCCGTACGGTCGGCGGGCTAAGAACGCTTTCGCTTCAAGCGCCCGCGGTATCGCTGCTGCTGCTCTGGATGATCGTACCCCTGGGTATGACGATCTGGTTTTCTTTTCAACGCTATAACTTACTCATGCCAGGGATGACCGGCTTCGCTGGGCTGGAAAACTATGAGTATCTGCTGACTGATCCAGCGCTATGGTCGGCGATGGGCACCACCCTATTACTGGTAGGTTCGGTGCTGGTGATTACCGTGGTGGGAGGCACCCTGCTTGCAGTGCTGTTCCAGCAGGAGTTTGCTGGGCGTGGCATTGCTCGCGTGCTGGCGATTTCTCCCTTCTTTGTCATGCCAACAGTGAGTGCACTGGTATGGAAAAACATGATGATGCACCCCTCTAACGGGGTCTTAGCGTGGCTGGCGCAGTCGCTAGGGCTGCCTGCATTGGACTGGTTCTCATCGTTACCACTAACGTCCATCATCATTATTGTGTCGTGGCAGTGGCTGCCGTTTGCGCTACTGATCCTGCTCACCGCCATGCAGTCGCTGGATGAAGACCAAGTGGAAGCGGCGCGTATGGATGGTGCTGGGCCACTAGCGATTTTCTTCTTCATTACGCTGCCGCACTTAAAGCGTGCCATTAGCGTGGTGATCATGATCGAAATGATATTTTTGCTGACGATTTTTGCTGAGATTTTTGTCACCACCTCCGGTGGGCCGGGGCTTGCGACCACTAACTTAGCCTATTTGATCTATATCCAAGCGCTACTGGATTTCGATGTGGGCATGGCCTCTGCGGGTGGGGTGATCGCCATCATTCTTGCCAATATCGTCGCGATTTTCCTTGTCCGTATGGTCGCTAAGAATTTAGAAGACTAA
- a CDS encoding carbohydrate ABC transporter permease produces the protein MTLHRNSIAPANARSLPIRQLVLTLVGWSIALIIFFPILWMVLTGFKTETAAIADPSFIFSPTLESYQAVQARSGYARFALNSVVVAFGSTFLALLIAIPSAYAMAFLPTKRTKGTLLWMLSTKMLPPVGVLVPIYLIFRDVGLLDTRTGLIIIYTLMNLPIVVWMLYTFFKDMPKDILEAGRMDGASTLQEVFFLLLPLTLPGIASTGLLSVILSWNEAFWSLNLTSSKAAPLTAYIASFSSPEGLFWAKLSAASTMAIAPILILGWMTQKQMVRGLTFGAVK, from the coding sequence ATGACACTTCATCGTAATAGCATCGCGCCAGCTAACGCTCGCTCGTTGCCCATTAGGCAACTGGTTTTAACCCTAGTAGGCTGGTCGATTGCCCTGATTATCTTTTTTCCCATCCTGTGGATGGTGTTGACCGGGTTTAAAACTGAAACGGCAGCCATTGCAGATCCAAGTTTTATCTTTTCCCCCACACTTGAGAGCTATCAAGCTGTTCAGGCACGCTCGGGCTATGCGCGTTTTGCGCTAAATAGCGTAGTCGTAGCGTTTGGCTCCACTTTTTTAGCACTGCTGATTGCCATTCCATCGGCGTATGCCATGGCCTTTTTGCCCACTAAGCGCACCAAGGGCACGCTGCTCTGGATGCTTTCTACCAAAATGCTGCCACCTGTCGGTGTCTTGGTACCTATCTATTTGATTTTCCGCGATGTGGGGCTGTTGGATACCCGTACCGGGCTAATCATTATTTACACCCTGATGAACCTGCCCATTGTGGTGTGGATGCTCTACACCTTCTTCAAAGATATGCCCAAAGACATCTTGGAAGCCGGCAGGATGGACGGCGCGTCTACTCTGCAGGAGGTGTTTTTCCTGCTGCTGCCGCTAACGTTGCCGGGCATCGCCTCTACTGGGCTGCTCTCAGTGATTTTGAGCTGGAACGAAGCGTTCTGGAGTCTCAACTTAACCTCGTCGAAAGCGGCACCGTTGACCGCGTATATTGCCTCCTTCTCAAGCCCTGAAGGGCTGTTCTGGGCCAAGCTTTCAGCGGCTTCCACCATGGCAATCGCCCCCATCCTGATCCTCGGCTGGATGACCCAAAAACAAATGGTGCGCGGCCTGACCTTTGGCGCCGTCAAGTAA
- a CDS encoding ABC transporter ATP-binding protein: MATLQLKNIIKQFGDTKVIKGIDLEVNDREFVVFVGPSGCGKSTLMRMIAGLESASDGDILIDGKRINDVGPADRGLAMVFQSYALYPHMTVEGNMGFSMRLAGVPKEERRAKVLEAAKILQLEPLLDRKPKALSGGQRQRVAIGRAIVRNPSIFLFDEPLSNLDAALRVQMRIELARLHEELDATMIYVTHDQVEAMTMADKIVVLHDGVVEQVGSPMALYHHPRNRFVAGFIGSPKMNFLPVTLTGVTPEGVAIRLPGGGERSVPVDGAHLDANATLELGVRPEHLVLDKQGPLSGQIKVLERLGGQTSLYVQMDDELITIMADGDVAYRVNDTVRFGFAPERAHLFDAGGLALPSLQQHPLASLTRQDNRVATESASPGEQV, translated from the coding sequence ATGGCAACCTTACAACTGAAGAACATTATCAAACAGTTTGGCGACACCAAGGTCATCAAAGGTATTGATCTCGAGGTGAATGACCGCGAGTTCGTGGTGTTTGTTGGCCCGTCGGGCTGTGGCAAATCCACGCTGATGCGCATGATCGCGGGCTTGGAGAGTGCAAGCGACGGCGACATTCTGATCGATGGTAAGCGAATAAACGATGTGGGCCCCGCCGACCGGGGCTTGGCCATGGTGTTTCAGAGTTATGCGCTATATCCGCACATGACCGTTGAGGGCAACATGGGCTTCAGCATGCGCTTGGCCGGAGTGCCCAAGGAGGAGCGGCGTGCCAAAGTGTTGGAGGCGGCCAAAATTCTGCAACTGGAGCCGCTATTAGATCGCAAGCCTAAAGCGCTTTCAGGCGGCCAGCGCCAGCGAGTGGCGATTGGGCGAGCGATTGTGCGCAATCCGAGTATCTTCTTGTTTGACGAGCCGCTCTCCAATTTGGATGCGGCGCTGCGGGTGCAGATGCGTATTGAGCTGGCACGGCTGCATGAAGAACTAGATGCCACGATGATTTACGTCACCCACGATCAGGTAGAAGCCATGACCATGGCCGATAAAATCGTTGTGCTACACGATGGCGTGGTGGAGCAGGTGGGCTCGCCAATGGCGCTCTACCACCATCCGCGCAATCGCTTTGTGGCGGGCTTTATTGGCTCACCGAAAATGAACTTTCTACCGGTGACGTTGACCGGCGTAACGCCTGAAGGCGTAGCGATTCGTTTGCCCGGCGGCGGTGAGCGCAGCGTGCCGGTCGATGGTGCACATTTGGATGCTAACGCCACCCTTGAGCTGGGTGTTCGCCCAGAACACTTAGTACTTGATAAGCAGGGGCCGCTGAGTGGGCAGATCAAAGTGCTTGAGCGCCTCGGCGGTCAAACCTCGCTCTACGTTCAAATGGACGATGAGCTGATCACTATTATGGCTGATGGCGATGTGGCCTACCGGGTCAACGATACCGTGCGCTTTGGTTTTGCCCCCGAGCGTGCCCATCTGTTTGACGCAGGCGGGCTAGCCCTACCTAGCCTGCAGCAGCATCCGCTGGCAAGCCTGACCCGTCAAGATAACCGCGTGGCTACGGAATCAGCCTCTCCAGGGGAGCAGGTATGA
- a CDS encoding HAD family hydrolase: MKALIFDCDGVLVDSEALAEETLETHLGQWLPDLDIPTLLSQALGMTTANILQHLEQLSRHLLPPNAAELVDNAIEARLARELTAIAGVHAAVSGIDLPKAVVSNSRRCRVLASLATTQLNGVLGDVPIFTAEQVENPKPDPAIYHLAARSLGCPPSCCLVVEDSVAGVTAAYAAGMRVIGFVGASHIDEQQSSRLLAAGAWRILPHMRGLHALVDEWQSHLQGQDNNETAQ, encoded by the coding sequence ATGAAAGCGCTGATTTTTGATTGTGACGGCGTCTTGGTGGATAGCGAAGCACTTGCTGAAGAGACCCTGGAAACCCACCTTGGGCAGTGGCTGCCGGATCTGGATATCCCGACGTTGCTTAGCCAAGCCTTGGGGATGACGACGGCCAACATCCTCCAGCATCTGGAACAGCTAAGCCGCCATTTATTGCCGCCCAATGCCGCTGAACTGGTTGATAACGCCATAGAGGCGCGCTTGGCGAGGGAGTTAACCGCCATTGCAGGGGTGCATGCAGCCGTCAGCGGGATCGATTTACCCAAGGCTGTCGTGTCGAACAGCCGCCGTTGCCGCGTGCTGGCATCGCTCGCCACTACCCAACTGAACGGCGTGCTAGGCGATGTGCCGATTTTCACCGCCGAGCAGGTCGAAAACCCTAAACCGGACCCCGCTATTTATCACTTGGCGGCCCGTTCTCTTGGCTGCCCACCCAGCTGCTGTCTGGTGGTAGAAGATAGCGTGGCAGGGGTAACCGCTGCTTATGCTGCAGGCATGCGAGTGATTGGTTTTGTGGGAGCGAGTCATATAGATGAACAACAGTCCTCACGGTTATTAGCGGCGGGCGCTTGGCGAATTTTGCCCCATATGCGCGGACTTCACGCTTTAGTAGACGAGTGGCAATCCCATTTGCAAGGACAAGATAACAATGAAACTGCTCAATAA
- a CDS encoding L-iditol 2-dehydrogenase: MKLLNKRAVITGGARGIGLAIAQRYLAEGANVIVADIDANAIDDALATLQQDASAERVMGVVLNVCDQASINAMVERVTERFDGIDILVNNAAVFDMAPVLEVTEASFDKQFAVNTKGLFFTLQTVARAMVAQGQGGKIINMSSQAGRRGEPLVSVYCASKAAVISLTQSCGLDLIKHRINVNGIAPGVVDTPMWEEVDALFARYENRPLGEKKRLVGESVPFGRMGLPEDHTGAAVFLASQDSDYVVAQTLNVDGGNWMS; encoded by the coding sequence ATGAAACTGCTCAATAAACGCGCCGTCATCACAGGCGGTGCTCGTGGTATCGGGCTAGCCATTGCTCAGCGCTACCTCGCCGAAGGGGCGAATGTCATTGTGGCCGATATCGATGCCAATGCCATTGACGATGCGCTCGCCACGCTGCAACAAGACGCTAGTGCCGAGCGTGTGATGGGTGTCGTGCTGAACGTGTGCGACCAAGCTTCTATCAACGCCATGGTGGAGCGCGTTACCGAGCGATTTGACGGGATTGATATTTTAGTCAATAACGCCGCGGTGTTTGATATGGCACCGGTGCTCGAGGTGACAGAGGCCAGCTTTGACAAGCAGTTTGCGGTGAATACCAAGGGGCTGTTTTTTACGCTACAGACCGTGGCTCGCGCCATGGTGGCACAAGGCCAAGGGGGTAAAATTATTAATATGTCGTCTCAGGCAGGCCGACGAGGCGAACCACTCGTCAGCGTTTACTGCGCTAGTAAAGCCGCTGTTATTAGCCTCACCCAGTCCTGCGGGCTGGATTTGATTAAGCACCGTATCAACGTGAACGGCATTGCACCAGGCGTAGTGGATACGCCGATGTGGGAAGAAGTCGATGCATTGTTTGCACGCTATGAGAATCGCCCGCTGGGCGAGAAAAAGCGTTTGGTTGGCGAATCTGTCCCCTTTGGACGTATGGGGTTGCCGGAAGACCACACGGGGGCCGCCGTGTTTCTTGCTAGTCAGGATAGTGACTATGTCGTTGCCCAGACGCTCAACGTCGATGGTGGGAACTGGATGAGTTGA
- a CDS encoding nucleoside/nucleotide kinase family protein: MTPDLVSLSHQLLDAAEGKARFMVALVGPPGAGKSYRSALLCDAINQQQPGQAAVVPMDGYHFDNAVLGDEQLPLKGAPHTFDVDGLHHDLVRIRRGDQAVAVPVFDRPLDLARAGGRLITPAHRIVIVEGNYLLLDQEPWRALHKLFDWTLFIDVDDAVLVERLVNRWLCMGQDHIGALERAHQKDMLNAELVKSTSVPPDQRWR, from the coding sequence ATGACCCCTGATCTTGTTTCGTTAAGCCACCAACTGTTGGATGCCGCCGAAGGCAAAGCGCGCTTTATGGTTGCTCTGGTGGGGCCACCCGGGGCAGGAAAGTCTTATCGCAGTGCGCTGTTATGCGATGCGATTAATCAGCAGCAGCCAGGGCAGGCAGCCGTGGTTCCGATGGATGGCTATCACTTCGATAACGCCGTGTTGGGTGATGAGCAACTGCCGTTGAAAGGTGCGCCGCACACTTTCGATGTTGATGGCTTGCATCATGATTTAGTGCGCATTCGTCGCGGTGATCAAGCGGTAGCGGTGCCTGTGTTTGACCGACCGTTGGATCTCGCTCGAGCCGGAGGGCGGTTGATTACTCCAGCGCACCGCATTGTGATTGTAGAAGGTAATTACTTGCTACTGGATCAAGAACCCTGGCGGGCGCTGCACAAGCTGTTCGACTGGACGCTGTTTATCGATGTGGACGATGCCGTACTGGTTGAGCGGTTGGTGAATCGCTGGCTGTGCATGGGCCAAGATCATATCGGCGCCCTCGAGCGTGCTCATCAAAAAGACATGCTTAACGCTGAACTTGTAAAAAGCACCAGCGTGCCACCTGACCAGCGCTGGCGCTAG
- a CDS encoding mannitol dehydrogenase family protein: MTQLNNHNMGALSAAVETPSYDRQSVTPGIVHIGVGGFHRAHQAMYLDALMNQGEAFEWGIVGVGVMPGDKRMQKALAAQDYLYTLVVKHPDGEYQPRVIGSMVDYLFAPEDPEAVIEKMADPAIKIVSLTVTEGGYNLHPVTGEFNLDSPQVRDDLTHPEQPSTSFGLVVEALVRRRARGIAPFTVMSCDNIQGNGDVAKRMFSAYARARSAGLGDWLAAEVAFPNAMVDRITPVTAPVDIDELAQRFDVEDAWPVVCEPFTQWVLEDHFPLGRPALEKVGVQLVADVEPYELMKLRLLNASHQALAYFGYLAGYRYAHEVCQDPLFVEFLLSYMREEGTPTLAPVPGVDLETYRLTLIERFANPQIKDTLVRLCAESSDRIPKWLVPVIRQQLAQGGEIKRSAAVVASWARYAEGVDEQGEAIDIVDRLREPLMAIATNNRTYPAAFVENRELFGDLADQPRFLHAYLKILTSLHERGARATLETLVTSKGTL, encoded by the coding sequence ATGACCCAGCTTAATAATCACAACATGGGTGCCCTCAGCGCGGCGGTTGAGACGCCTTCTTATGATCGGCAGTCCGTGACGCCAGGCATCGTGCATATTGGCGTCGGTGGTTTTCATCGTGCCCATCAAGCGATGTACCTTGACGCGCTAATGAACCAGGGGGAGGCGTTTGAATGGGGCATTGTAGGAGTGGGAGTAATGCCTGGCGATAAGCGTATGCAGAAGGCCCTGGCTGCGCAAGACTACCTTTATACGCTCGTGGTGAAGCACCCCGACGGCGAGTATCAGCCCCGTGTGATCGGCAGTATGGTGGATTATCTGTTTGCGCCAGAAGACCCCGAAGCAGTAATCGAAAAAATGGCCGATCCCGCCATCAAGATTGTATCGCTCACCGTGACGGAGGGGGGCTACAACCTCCATCCGGTGACCGGAGAGTTCAATCTGGATTCTCCGCAGGTGCGTGATGATCTCACCCATCCAGAGCAGCCTTCCACCAGCTTTGGCTTAGTGGTGGAAGCCCTGGTTCGTCGCCGGGCGCGGGGCATTGCACCTTTTACGGTGATGTCCTGCGACAATATTCAAGGTAACGGTGACGTGGCTAAACGTATGTTCAGTGCCTACGCACGTGCCCGTAGCGCAGGGCTTGGTGACTGGCTAGCTGCCGAAGTGGCGTTTCCCAATGCCATGGTGGATCGCATCACGCCAGTGACAGCGCCCGTGGATATCGACGAGCTGGCCCAGCGGTTTGATGTTGAGGATGCTTGGCCAGTGGTATGTGAGCCATTTACTCAATGGGTGTTGGAAGATCACTTTCCTTTGGGTCGCCCAGCGCTTGAGAAAGTAGGCGTTCAACTTGTCGCTGATGTAGAGCCTTATGAGCTGATGAAGCTACGACTGCTCAATGCCAGCCATCAGGCGCTTGCTTATTTCGGCTACTTAGCAGGCTACCGTTACGCCCATGAAGTGTGCCAAGACCCGCTGTTTGTTGAGTTTTTGCTGAGCTACATGCGTGAAGAGGGCACGCCTACGCTGGCACCAGTGCCAGGGGTGGATTTAGAAACCTATCGGCTGACCCTGATTGAACGCTTCGCCAACCCGCAAATTAAAGACACTCTGGTACGACTATGTGCTGAAAGCTCTGATCGCATTCCCAAATGGCTCGTGCCTGTCATTCGCCAGCAACTTGCCCAGGGAGGTGAGATTAAGCGCAGCGCCGCCGTGGTCGCCAGCTGGGCACGTTACGCTGAAGGCGTCGATGAGCAGGGAGAGGCTATCGATATTGTTGACCGTCTGCGTGAGCCATTGATGGCTATTGCCACTAACAACCGCACGTACCCCGCTGCGTTTGTCGAGAACCGCGAGCTGTTTGGCGACTTGGCTGACCAACCTCGCTTTCTACATGCTTATCTAAAGATATTGACGTCGCTGCATGAACGGGGAGCACGGGCTACTCTTGAGACTCTGGTCACGTCCAAAGGAACGTTGTGA